In Rhodococcus sp. OK302, one genomic interval encodes:
- a CDS encoding SulP family inorganic anion transporter has product MSPQHARSPLVFGSLAGYQRSWLRPDIIAGLTVWAVLVPEALAYATIAGVPPVIGLYAAVPALILYAAAGSSRHLIVGPMSATAALSAAMIAPLAGGDDSRFLSLSVALAIVTGLVGLFAGFIRMGFIASFISEPVLKGFIVGLALTIIIGQVPKLLGVEKGEGNFFVQAWSVLRELGNADGLTVFVGLLSLAAVLAVKRWLPLVPGSLLVVLLGIAAVALFGLDDRGIDIVGHIDAGLPSVGLPSGVRAEDYLDLIGPAVGVLLIGFAEGLGAAKTYAAKAGYTVDANRELTGLGAANLGAGLCSGMVVNGSLSKTAVNGGAGAKTQVSGLVVAVLTVVTLLFLTGLFEKLPEATLSAVVIAAVIELVDFSSLAALYRVWTRRLGSIYGLAARADFAAAIAAMFGVLLFDTLPGLIIGIAVSMLLLLYRVSKPHVAALAKEGTRWVDISSHPELKPADGVIVVRVEAGLFFANADHVRDQIDALVTEDTSMIILDAETSPFIDVSGAQMLAQLRDSLERKNITFRVARDVGQFRDVLAGAAGGVKVDVYPSVAEAMADPSPA; this is encoded by the coding sequence ATGAGCCCGCAACATGCCCGCAGTCCGTTGGTGTTCGGCTCGTTGGCCGGATATCAACGATCGTGGCTTCGGCCGGACATCATTGCTGGTCTCACGGTGTGGGCCGTCCTGGTCCCGGAGGCATTGGCCTACGCCACCATCGCGGGAGTTCCTCCTGTTATCGGACTGTATGCAGCTGTGCCGGCGCTCATCCTGTATGCCGCTGCGGGTAGTTCGCGCCATCTGATCGTCGGTCCGATGTCCGCCACAGCGGCATTGTCCGCTGCGATGATCGCTCCCCTTGCTGGAGGCGATGATTCACGATTCCTCTCACTGTCCGTGGCGCTGGCGATCGTCACCGGACTAGTGGGGCTGTTCGCCGGATTTATTCGGATGGGGTTCATTGCGTCGTTCATCTCCGAGCCGGTGCTCAAAGGATTCATTGTCGGCTTGGCCCTGACCATCATCATCGGGCAGGTACCCAAGTTGCTCGGAGTGGAGAAGGGGGAAGGGAACTTCTTCGTTCAGGCCTGGTCGGTGCTGCGCGAGTTGGGGAACGCTGACGGTCTCACGGTATTCGTCGGATTGCTCAGCTTGGCAGCTGTTTTGGCGGTCAAGCGCTGGCTTCCGCTGGTACCTGGCTCATTGCTCGTTGTCTTGTTGGGCATCGCTGCTGTTGCATTGTTCGGCCTCGACGATCGGGGAATCGACATCGTCGGACACATCGATGCCGGTCTGCCGAGCGTCGGGCTTCCGTCGGGGGTGCGCGCCGAGGACTATCTGGATTTGATCGGGCCCGCGGTCGGTGTGTTGCTCATCGGCTTTGCCGAAGGCCTGGGTGCAGCAAAGACTTACGCAGCAAAAGCCGGATACACGGTGGACGCCAACCGGGAGTTGACTGGGTTGGGTGCTGCGAATCTGGGGGCGGGCCTCTGTTCAGGCATGGTTGTCAACGGAAGCCTTTCCAAGACAGCGGTCAACGGCGGTGCGGGCGCAAAGACTCAGGTCAGCGGCTTGGTGGTTGCGGTACTGACGGTGGTGACACTGCTGTTTCTCACTGGTCTATTCGAAAAACTTCCGGAAGCGACGCTCTCAGCTGTGGTGATCGCCGCAGTGATAGAACTTGTCGATTTTTCTTCTCTCGCAGCGCTGTACCGGGTCTGGACGCGGCGATTGGGCAGCATCTACGGGTTGGCGGCTCGCGCAGATTTTGCCGCTGCCATTGCGGCGATGTTCGGCGTACTGCTCTTCGATACGTTGCCCGGGTTGATCATCGGTATCGCGGTATCGATGTTGTTGCTTCTCTACCGTGTGTCCAAACCCCACGTGGCAGCACTGGCGAAGGAGGGCACACGTTGGGTGGATATCAGCAGTCATCCCGAGTTGAAACCTGCCGACGGCGTGATCGTGGTGCGGGTGGAAGCGGGCTTGTTCTTTGCCAACGCAGACCATGTTCGGGATCAGATCGACGCCCTCGTGACCGAGGATACGAGCATGATCATCCTCGACGCCGAGACATCACCGTTCATCGATGTGAGCGGGGCTCAGATGTTGGCGCAGCTGCGCGATTCGTTGGAGCGCAAGAACATCACGTTCCGCGTGGCCCGTGATGTGGGACAGTTTCGGGATGTTCTCGCGGGAGCTGCCGGCGGCGTGAAAGTTGACGTGTACCCGAGCGTCGCAGAAGCTATGGCAGATCCGTCACCCGCGTAG
- a CDS encoding acyl-[acyl-carrier-protein] thioesterase encodes MNSPREDHAPLAPLPHAGHIFEASWPVRTGDIHSDRRLRLDAIARYLQDVGFDNLIASDALDIHPTWVVRRTVIDVVRPIRWPDRVHLRRWCTGISRKWCSMRVRIDSDDGGLVETEGFWINVDPKTGMPARISERFTRELDSTVVDQHLHWHRWITPEASDAPERSFPLRASDFDPFDHVNNAVYWQPAEEAMGEDLREKPFRSIIEYSQPITRGEQVTVCERADGRTLDIDVDGETRASARWFPLAQVFQG; translated from the coding sequence GTGAATAGCCCCCGAGAGGACCACGCTCCATTAGCGCCGCTACCTCATGCCGGACACATCTTCGAAGCCTCCTGGCCTGTCCGCACCGGCGATATCCACAGCGATCGACGCCTCCGCCTCGATGCGATAGCCCGCTACCTTCAGGATGTGGGTTTCGACAATCTCATAGCGTCCGACGCGCTGGATATACATCCGACGTGGGTTGTCCGCCGCACAGTGATCGATGTAGTCAGGCCGATCAGGTGGCCTGATCGGGTGCATCTGCGACGCTGGTGTACCGGGATATCCCGCAAATGGTGCTCCATGCGGGTACGTATCGACTCCGACGACGGAGGCCTGGTGGAAACTGAAGGCTTCTGGATCAACGTCGACCCGAAAACCGGGATGCCCGCGCGGATAAGCGAACGGTTCACTCGAGAACTCGACTCCACTGTCGTTGACCAGCACCTGCACTGGCATCGCTGGATTACCCCGGAGGCGAGTGACGCGCCGGAACGATCTTTCCCATTGCGCGCCAGCGATTTCGATCCGTTCGACCATGTGAATAACGCGGTCTACTGGCAGCCGGCCGAAGAAGCAATGGGAGAAGATCTGCGAGAGAAGCCATTTCGATCGATCATCGAATATTCACAGCCCATTACTCGAGGTGAGCAGGTAACCGTATGCGAGCGTGCGGACGGCAGAACCCTCGACATCGACGTGGATGGGGAAACTCGTGCATCTGCGCGCTGGTTTCCACTCGCGCAGGTCTTTCAGGGCTGA
- a CDS encoding DUF7144 family membrane protein, with amino-acid sequence MTAPPREPAEHPVKQGFAVGTTFAAAILLLTAGIVALLQGIAAVADNNLFVVGINYTYKFDISTWGWIHIVLGIIGILVALGLFTGAVWARAAAIVIASISIIANFLWLPYYPMWSILVIALDVVVIWAVATWDTA; translated from the coding sequence ATGACTGCTCCACCGCGAGAACCCGCGGAGCACCCTGTCAAACAGGGCTTCGCGGTTGGTACGACGTTCGCAGCGGCAATTCTGCTGTTGACCGCCGGCATTGTTGCTTTGCTTCAGGGCATCGCGGCAGTTGCCGACAACAATCTGTTTGTCGTCGGAATCAACTACACCTACAAGTTCGATATTTCGACGTGGGGTTGGATCCATATCGTCCTGGGCATCATTGGAATTCTGGTGGCGCTGGGACTCTTCACCGGTGCAGTGTGGGCTCGAGCTGCGGCAATCGTGATTGCGTCAATCTCGATCATCGCGAATTTCCTGTGGCTGCCCTACTATCCGATGTGGTCGATCCTGGTGATTGCTCTTGACGTTGTGGTCATCTGGGCTGTTGCAACGTGGGATACCGCGTAG
- a CDS encoding DUF1254 domain-containing protein, which yields MSDSPAGIGIPDQITTPLGTFDFFDGVPLPETTRKLYDGLDFIRGVDVFLNAVPGASLVAMRRGFRSVGVDGLNVLGLTDPRANSNSYFLTPNTETAYGTMFIDLHDGPVVIEPPTNSLCVVDDFWFRYVADMGIAGPDKGEGGKYLFLPPGYDGVEPDGYYVYRTATYTNWVVFRALAGIDAIKQTRVYRLADAENPPAMTFVNLAEQVLNTVHSNDFSFFEEVDELVQEEPAGTLDPERAGQLAGIGIEHGRTFAPDTRLKNILDTAATTAAGISRALAFFPRSPENFVFEGASWKEAFVGGSYEFLGNHARLLDARTQFHYLATVITPAMAHAQVGAGSAYTYTAQDSNGRLLDGGKAYRLVLPPNPPAKNFWSVDIYDTQTRSLLQTDNPYPSLMSLSGTVAEEQDGSLVLWFGPSAPEGKEANWIQTVPDKSWFPIIRLYGPLQPWFDKAWQPGEIEETSQD from the coding sequence ATGAGCGACAGCCCAGCGGGAATCGGAATCCCCGATCAGATTACAACGCCTCTCGGAACATTCGATTTCTTCGACGGTGTACCTCTACCCGAGACCACACGCAAGCTGTACGACGGTCTGGACTTCATACGCGGCGTCGACGTGTTTCTCAATGCCGTTCCGGGAGCATCCCTGGTCGCGATGCGACGCGGATTCCGCAGTGTCGGGGTAGACGGGCTCAATGTTCTCGGCCTCACCGATCCACGCGCGAACTCGAACAGCTACTTCCTGACGCCGAATACCGAAACTGCCTACGGGACAATGTTCATCGATCTCCACGACGGCCCAGTGGTCATCGAGCCGCCGACGAACTCACTGTGCGTCGTCGACGATTTCTGGTTCCGCTATGTCGCGGATATGGGGATCGCCGGGCCGGACAAGGGAGAGGGCGGAAAGTACCTGTTCCTGCCACCCGGCTACGACGGAGTCGAGCCTGACGGCTACTACGTCTACCGGACCGCGACCTACACCAACTGGGTTGTGTTCCGCGCACTCGCAGGCATCGACGCCATCAAGCAGACTCGCGTCTATCGTTTGGCCGATGCGGAAAATCCGCCGGCGATGACATTCGTCAATCTTGCCGAACAAGTACTGAATACGGTGCACTCGAACGACTTCTCCTTCTTCGAAGAGGTTGATGAACTGGTTCAGGAAGAACCTGCCGGTACCCTCGACCCCGAGCGCGCCGGGCAACTCGCCGGGATCGGCATCGAACACGGGCGCACCTTTGCACCGGACACACGACTGAAAAACATCCTCGATACGGCGGCGACAACTGCGGCGGGAATCAGCCGTGCACTGGCCTTCTTCCCGCGAAGCCCGGAAAATTTTGTGTTCGAGGGTGCATCGTGGAAAGAAGCATTTGTCGGTGGCAGTTACGAATTTCTCGGCAACCACGCACGATTACTGGACGCACGCACTCAATTCCACTACTTAGCCACCGTCATCACGCCGGCGATGGCCCACGCACAGGTCGGGGCGGGGTCCGCTTACACATATACCGCTCAAGACTCGAATGGTCGTCTACTCGACGGCGGCAAGGCCTATCGGTTGGTACTCCCCCCGAATCCGCCGGCCAAAAACTTCTGGTCAGTCGACATCTACGACACTCAAACCCGGTCGCTTCTGCAAACCGACAACCCTTACCCGAGCCTCATGAGCTTGAGCGGGACTGTCGCCGAAGAACAGGATGGTTCACTTGTTCTCTGGTTCGGTCCGAGTGCGCCGGAAGGCAAGGAAGCGAACTGGATTCAGACCGTCCCCGACAAGAGTTGGTTTCCGATAATCCGTCTCTACGGTCCACTTCAACCATGGTTCGACAAGGCCTGGCAGCCCGGTGAGATCGAAGAAACTTCACAGGACTGA
- a CDS encoding CHAP domain-containing protein, protein MARAGTLVGVSEPLSQQARSRSRVVLWIATALALAVVAVGIVVVWIAPSRYLPWDTADFPAIDTSALSADQTAVLQLLDAEQGQDRPGTYYSDGIDEEWCADFVSWIMREAGRPLSNPNSGSWRIPGVYTLQEYYQGIGAYVENGSGYTPEVGDVVIYDSSRWAGQHTNIVVAVDGDNATTVGGNEFGKVRVHDLDWASDSAVVGFGKLQP, encoded by the coding sequence ATGGCCCGAGCTGGCACACTCGTTGGGGTGAGCGAACCACTGAGCCAACAAGCCCGCAGCCGCAGCAGAGTGGTGTTGTGGATTGCTACTGCTCTGGCGCTTGCTGTCGTCGCCGTAGGGATCGTTGTGGTGTGGATCGCGCCGTCTCGCTATTTGCCCTGGGATACCGCAGATTTCCCGGCCATCGACACCAGTGCATTATCGGCCGATCAAACGGCGGTGCTGCAACTTCTGGACGCGGAGCAAGGGCAGGACCGTCCGGGTACCTACTACTCAGACGGTATCGACGAAGAATGGTGTGCAGACTTTGTCAGCTGGATCATGCGTGAAGCGGGCCGCCCACTGTCCAACCCCAATTCGGGGAGTTGGCGTATCCCCGGCGTCTATACGCTCCAGGAGTACTACCAAGGTATCGGTGCCTACGTCGAAAACGGTAGCGGCTACACGCCCGAGGTGGGTGACGTCGTGATCTACGACAGTTCACGATGGGCTGGGCAGCACACCAATATCGTTGTAGCGGTTGATGGTGACAACGCGACTACTGTCGGCGGCAACGAGTTCGGCAAGGTGCGGGTTCACGACCTGGATTGGGCGTCGGATTCCGCAGTCGTCGGGTTCGGAAAGCTTCAGCCCTGA
- a CDS encoding GAP family protein has product MGSVIGDLLPLAVGVAVSPIPIIAAILMLLSKRAGSTSIGFALGWVLGIVVATVIFVLLSSSLQKSDDEPSVVVSWIKLALGVLLLVFGAIQWRGRGGEHATPKWMQAIDDMTAAKGFGLGFALAAINPKNLMMCIAAGISIGSATLPTGQVVVAIAIFAVIAASTVCVPVIGYLVAADRLRTPLAQLKVWLQSNNTTVMSVLILVIGVVLIGKGIGGL; this is encoded by the coding sequence ATGGGTTCTGTCATCGGCGATCTACTGCCACTTGCTGTGGGTGTTGCAGTTTCACCCATACCGATTATCGCAGCCATTTTGATGCTCTTGTCGAAGCGAGCTGGCAGTACCAGCATTGGTTTCGCATTGGGATGGGTGCTCGGAATTGTTGTCGCAACAGTGATATTCGTATTGCTGTCCAGTAGTTTGCAAAAATCCGACGACGAGCCATCTGTGGTCGTTTCATGGATCAAACTCGCGTTGGGCGTCTTGCTCCTGGTGTTCGGCGCCATCCAATGGCGCGGCCGCGGTGGTGAACACGCAACTCCGAAGTGGATGCAGGCCATCGACGATATGACGGCGGCCAAGGGATTCGGCCTCGGGTTTGCCTTGGCTGCGATCAATCCGAAGAACCTGATGATGTGTATCGCTGCCGGCATTTCAATCGGTTCAGCGACACTGCCGACGGGGCAGGTAGTCGTTGCCATCGCAATCTTTGCCGTCATTGCGGCATCGACGGTGTGTGTGCCCGTGATCGGATATCTGGTTGCTGCAGATCGTCTGCGTACTCCGTTGGCCCAGTTGAAGGTTTGGCTTCAGAGCAACAACACGACGGTGATGAGCGTACTGATCTTGGTTATCGGAGTTGTGCTGATCGGCAAAGGAATCGGCGGTCTCTGA
- a CDS encoding GAP family protein, translating to MGSLLLQQIPLALGIIMSPLAVVAVVAVLFSDRARINSIAYLLGWFLGIIVSLAVSFAVLTALQVRQRNEPPLWVPILHLILGAVLLTGAWFVYTRSRKRVLAMAAASGPGDVAAAAPQLPKILESVEHFTPARSGVLGFGLFVLNPIDMSCAIAAAMNFRLSSASPSAEWSAAAVFALVSASSVAIPVALLLIKKEKAAEPLQKIRTWIATNTHLLNVGLLVLIAAMQISKGIQGL from the coding sequence ATGGGATCGCTTTTATTGCAACAGATTCCGCTAGCGCTCGGAATTATCATGAGCCCTTTGGCCGTTGTTGCCGTTGTTGCCGTGCTGTTTTCGGATCGCGCTCGGATCAACAGCATTGCGTATCTTCTCGGCTGGTTTCTCGGGATCATTGTGTCGCTGGCGGTTTCATTTGCAGTGTTGACGGCGTTGCAAGTTCGTCAACGCAATGAACCGCCACTGTGGGTGCCCATACTGCACTTGATACTCGGTGCGGTTCTCCTTACCGGAGCCTGGTTCGTGTACACCCGCAGTCGTAAGAGAGTGCTGGCGATGGCAGCTGCGTCCGGTCCCGGTGATGTAGCAGCGGCAGCACCGCAATTACCCAAGATTTTGGAGTCGGTGGAACATTTCACGCCGGCGCGGTCCGGTGTTCTGGGCTTCGGTCTTTTCGTTCTCAATCCCATCGACATGTCCTGTGCCATTGCGGCGGCAATGAACTTTCGGTTGAGTAGTGCGTCCCCGTCCGCGGAGTGGTCCGCCGCTGCTGTGTTCGCGCTGGTATCGGCCAGCTCGGTAGCGATTCCGGTGGCACTGCTCCTGATCAAGAAAGAGAAGGCAGCGGAGCCGCTCCAAAAGATTCGCACCTGGATAGCAACCAACACTCACTTGCTGAACGTCGGACTCCTCGTCCTGATTGCGGCGATGCAGATCAGTAAAGGAATCCAGGGGCTATGA